The Lottiidibacillus patelloidae genome contains the following window.
GAAGAACCTTTTTGCGTAATATTCAACGTTTTTGCATCCCCTAATACACCAGTACCAGTTCCTGTAGTTTTAATCTCAGTACCTCCAGAACCACCGCCTGGTTTCCCACCTTTTCCACCTTTTGCGTAGTGCATGGCATTAAAGCTATTAAGGACGTCGCCACTTACAGCATCAACCGTAAACATCCAATTCCCTGGCTCAGGATAAAGGAAGTTTAAGTTAACAACGTAAGCTAAACTTGCTTGTCCATCTTTTGTATAGACCATATATTCAGCATGTGGTTTCTTTTCGTAGTCTGCAGTAAATCCTAACTTTTCTTCAGCAACTTTGATTGCCTCTTGCGCAGTTAATTTACTATTTTTCTTTAAAGAAGATTTCTTCTCTAAATCTGGAATTACTGTTCCTGAAACGGACATTAACGTCCCATTTTTAACATGTGCTGTTAATTGTGAACCGTATACGGGAATTCCTTGATGCATTTGTTGTAGGCGTAAATGTGTAAAACCAAGATCATCTTGATTTACTTCAAGTATTTTAAATGATTGTTTCGCATGAGGTGAAGAGAACTTGAAGAGGTTTTTCTTAGAAGATAAATAGTCTAGTACTAACTCCTCGGCAGTCATAGATGTGCTGGTTGCTAGAGTTCCAGTAACAAAATATGGAGTTCCTGTTTCGCTATTCCAACTTATCGATACAGTTGATACGTCTTTGTTTACTGTGACAGTTGAGATATCAGCAGCACTTGCTGAAGCATACGCTGAAAATGCTAAACCTAAGGAAAGTGTCACAGCAGTAATTGGTTTTTTCAATTGTATCACCCTTTCTATTTAATTATTCACAATATTATATTAATTCAGAAAACAGTGCAATCTATTTTTTGAAATCTAGTGGAAAATGATAGGAACGTTCTATAGAATCGCGCTGAAATCATAGTACTAAAGAAGTATTTATTTCTAGTGAAACAGATAAGTGATGATTACATATAAAGTAGAATAATTTATGGTTTTTCATCTACTTGAAACATGGAAAAACATACTGTAATGTTAGAGGAGAAACTGCTCGAAAGATGTAGATGGCACAATAATGACATATACTTAAGAGTGGACAAGTTCTTATTTTATATTTGAATTATGTATTACATAAATACCAGTCATAATTATTTAGGGGGAAAACGATGAATAACAAAATGCTTTTAATTATTGCGGTAGTTTTGTTAGCTGCGAGTGCATACTTCTTTACGAAAGATTCTTCTAATGAAACGAATGAAGAAAATAACCAAAGGGAAGAAGATATAACTAGCACAGAAGACGAAAATGAGCCAACTGATGAAATGCTCAACATTTTAGGTATTACCTTTGCTGGAGAAGAGTACTATGTTTTAGTAAGTGAAGGCGACCAAAAAGCTTTGTATGTAGGTAATCATGAAGAAGGTAAGATAGGTAATCTATCTCTCGTTAGTGAAATAGAATTGTCAGCTAATGCAAAAGATTTTCAAAATATAGAGATTAATAAAAACAACAACTATTTATATATACAAGGAATTGATAGTAATGGTCAAAATGTAATTGATGTTTTTGACTTAACAAGTAAGACAGCAGTAAAAGAGATTTTTGTAGAAGGTAACGAGAAAATTAGTAATATTAAATATAAAGACGGCTATATGGAAGGTATGTTTTATGCTAAAACAAACTCCCAAGAAAAAAAGGCAGAAATTATTTTAAATACATTAGTCTTTGATTCACATATGGATGTATTAGTCGTAGACCTACCAACAGAGGAATCTTTCATATCATGGATTGATGTAACGGAAGATATTGAAAATGTCGTATATACAATTACAAATGGGAGTAAACACACGACTTACATTCACAAATTAGCGACAAATGAAACGAAAATGGTTGATGAGACAGAAAAGGAAGCAAAATTTATCTTAAATGATAAGTTATTATACCGCGTTGCAACAGAGCAGCCAAAAGGTGGCTTTGTAACAAGTGAAGTACCATACACATTCGCAATTGAAAATGAAACGAATGACGAACTCACATATGATGTGGTTATTTCAAATGGTATTGTTGTTGATCCTGAAACAGAAACAATGAAATTCGGTTATAACATTGGTATTTTAGGTGACGAGATTGCAAAAATTTCAAAAGAACAGCTAAATGGTGTTGAAGAGATTGATGCAAGTCATAAAATTGTCAGTCCTGGTTTCATTGATATGTTGTCATTTAACCCAAACTTAATGGCGGCAAAATTTAAAATCGGAGATGGAGTAACTACAAACCTTTCGATGCATGGTGGAACTTCAGATTTCGATAACTTTTTCTCGCAATACACGAGATACCCAACGTTAGTAAATGTTGGTGGTTCTTTATATGCTATACGACTTCGCTATGAGCAAGGTCTCGGAAATCATGGAACACCAACACAAGAGCAAATTGAGAAGATGGCACAACGTGCTCGTGAAGAAATTCAAAAAGGCGCACTAGCTGTTTCCTTTAGTCCTGAGTATTATCCTGGAACAACGTCAGAAGAGATTAAAGCGATTATGAAAGTTGCGAAAGAGTATGGGATTCCGACTCATTTTCACGGGAGATATTCAGCGATCACTGGCGAAAATACAAGTATTGATACAGTGAAAGAAGTGTTAGGGTATGCACGAGAACTTGATGCTCCTGTTCACTTTATGCACTTGCATAGTACTGGTGGAACTGGTGCGATGGATGAAGCGATTGCAATGATTGAAGAAGCAAGAGCGGAAGGGTATCAAGTAACATTTGATATTTATGCTTATGATTCGTGGGCAACAAACATCGCTTTTGAACGTATGAGTGGGGATTGGCAAACTCGTTTTGGTATCACATATTCTGACATTCAAGTGGCAGGGACAACTGAACGACTTACAGAAGAAACGTTCAATGAAATGCGTAAAAAGGGCGGTATCATTATCGTTCACGCAATGGATGAGGAAGAAGTAATCCAAGCGATGCAAGTTCCTCACAGTATGATTGGTAGTGACTCAATCATTGATATCGTTAAAGAACACCCTCGTGGTGCTGGTAACTTCGCAAGGTTTTTAGGTCACTATGTGCGTGATAAAGATATCGTTCCATTTATGTTAGGTTTGCAAAAAGTAACATATTTAAATGCCAAGCATTTAGAGAAGTTTACACCATCAATGCAAACGCGAGGTAGAATAAACGTAGGGGCAACAGCTGATATTACTATTTTTGATTATAACGAAATTCTTGATACAGCAACTCCTGAAAACCCGGCATCATACTCAGCTGGAATAGAATATGTGTTAGTATCAGGAAAAATTATTAAAGATCATGAAACGATTTATGACAATGTAAGGAATGGAAAAATAATAAAAGCAGAGTTTCAATAATAAAATAAAGTAAGTAATCGAAGAAGCAGCGGAATAGACCGCTGCTTTTTTACGTTTTGCTTTATTAAATTGTAGATCATAAGTATGGAGCTTATGCCAACAACAAAAGAATCAATGCTTATAGCAAATATCAAACTATGTGTATAAATTTATTTTTCGCAAATAAAATATAGCGATACTTTTATTCAAGAAATGAGGGGGAAAAGTTGAAAAAAGAGATACGGCATAAAGAATATGTCGAGCGCTTAAAAGAACTTAGGCAAAAGGAATATATCGAGCATGAGCATGATCCTATTAACTTAAGAAGTATCAAAAGAGGAGAAGGTCTTACATCTCCGACAACAAATTTATCAACTGAAGAAACACGAATATTAATGGATTATATAGAACAACAGAATCTTTTTAAGATTACCTCAAGGTCACCTATGCTAAAGAAAAGTTTGACATTAAAAATGTTCTTTAAAAAGAAAAGAAATCAACAAGTTGAAGTGTTTTCAAAAGTCGGAGATATATCTCTATATACGGAAGGAAAGGTTAGTGCAGTAGGGAGAGACTTTGTGATGCTGACATCAATTAATAAACAGGTTTGGATACCATTCCGCGAGATAGATTCAGCTAACATCCCTTATGGAATCCCAAACTACGCTAATACTTATCAGCATTTTTATTATGATAACAATCTAAAAGGAAAATTGCTCAGGAGCTTTGGGGAGACGGTTACTAAGAGGGAAACATTAATGCAGCAATTTAATGAAGATACGTTAAGAACAAGTTTATCTAGGTGGAAAAAAACGTGGGTAAAAGTGCAGTTAGCACCAGAAGAAGTGCATTCCGGCAAAATTGTATCTGTCTCAAAAGAAAACATTACTTTAGCAAACTACAAGAAAAAAATGACAATAAAAATAGCGGATGTTTCATATATTGAAACGTTGAGTATTCTTCAAGTATTTACCATATGGTTAAAAAACCAATAAATTCATGCAGTAAAGGAGGAGTAACGAGTGAATAATAATGATATTAATGGTGATTTAATGGCAGAAGAGCTTTCTCAAATGATCGGGCAAGAAGTTTTAGTTGTTACAGAAGCACCCCAATTAAATTTATTAGGTCAAACATTCCGTCCTATTTTTTGCGGCACAGTTAATGAGGTAGACGTAGGCCACATTACACTTTTTCCGGTTATTATAAAAATGGTTAATGCCCCTTTTTACCAATTTCCTCTTCCACTAAGTATTCCTCTAGATAAATTAGTTGCAATTACATCTAACTTTGATTGTGATACCGTGTTCCCATTAACGTAGAAGGAGGTTAGAAAGTTGAAAAAAGTAGATGAAAGTAGAGAGATGAAAAAAGATATTAATGCGATCCAAAGTGAAGCGCTTATTCAGCATTTCATTGATGGAATTGGTAGGAAAGTTTTTATCCTAATGCCAGGTTTTCCATTTATGTTTATAGGAGAGATACTTGATGTTGTTGGAGATGTTGCCAAAATTCATATAGAGACAACGCAAACGGCAGTTTTAGAGGATCGAAATTGGCTTGTTCATATTCATAGTATCGAAGTTTTCTATATTGAAAGAGACGGAGGTCCAAAAATCCCAGAGCTAAGAGATTAATAGGTAAAGGGGGTTGCATAATGAAGCGTTGCTACCACGTTGTAGCTATACCAATTCGGATAGTAGTTAATACGTTTGGAGACTATAATCCGAATGGAGCAATATACGTATTAAAAGAAAACGAAAAAAAGGTAAGGACTTTAGTAAAGAAGAATCCTTTCACACCAGTTGAGTTAATCGAACCACTAACGATTCGCGCTAATGAGGGAGACATTGTAGAAATAATCTTTGAAAATAAGCTTCCATTTGCTGCAGGAATGCATTTTCAAGAAGCTGATTATAATGTTTTAACTTCAGATGGAGCAAATGTTGGTTTTAATCCTGATACGACAATTTCACCAGGTGAAAAAATAAAGTATCAAGTTTCTGCTACTCGTGAAGGAAATTATTTCTTTTCCGATCTTGGCAATCCCTCAAGCACTGAGAAAGGCTCAAATAGTAATGGCTTATTTGGTGTATTAATAGTGGAGAAAAAGTATTCTTGGTGGACAGATCCCGTGACAGGAGGTTCTTTATCTAGCGGGGCAGTTGCAGACGTTCACAATCCTTTACTCCCTTCTTTCCGTGAATATACATTTTTCTTTCAAGATGAAATGGAAATTAATGATATTACAGGAAATAACCCAATAAATGCAGAAACAGGACAAGAAAGTGAGTCTTTTCACGGCATTAATTATCGCTACGAACCATTGCATAGAAGAAAACAATTACTTTCTGAAGGTGTCGTCTGCCCTGATTGTGATGGAGAGGAAGTACATCATGATTCCTGGGTGTTTGGCGATCCTGCGACGCCTATTTTCCGAGGGTATGTTGGTGATCCAGTTAGATTCCGTTTAATTCACGCTGGTGTAAAAGAGACACATGTATGGCATTACCATGCTCACCAATGGTTTAATGACCCGCAAAACCTTGATTCAGAAATATTTGACTCCCAATCTACCAGCCCTCAATCCCACTACAATATCGAACCACTATATGGCTTAGGAAGCTTAGAACGGACAATTGGTGATGTAATTATCCATTGTCATTTATACCCTCACTTTGCAGTAGGAATGTGGACGATTAATCGTATTTTTGACAAACTCCAAGATGGTAGTCAATGTTACCCGAATGGTGTTCCTATTAAAGCACTACAGCCACTACCAGACCGCCCTGCACCGCCAAAACCGACAAAAGAAGAACCGGGGTTTCCTAATTTCATTCCAGGCAAAGTTGGCTGTAAAGCACCACGTCCACCGCTAGGAATTGTAGGTGGGAGAGAAATGACGGAGTTAGAAAAGAATGCAGCTGTTCCTAACCCAAGACCAGGAGCTGTGTTTGCTGATCCATGTCCGGAAGATGTTGAAGTTAGAGAATTTAACATCTCGGTAATTGAATTACCAATAACATATAACAAGGCAGGTTGGCATGACAAACAGGGAAGAATATTTATTTTGGATGAAGACATTGAAGATGTTTGTTCTGGGAAAAAAGAACCAGAGCCACTTGTAATTCATATGCCTGCAAATACTTGTATCCGCATTAACTTTACAAATCGATTACCGCACATATTAGATGGAGATGCCTTTCAATTAGTATCACGGACATATGAAGTAGGGTTGCATGTACATTTCGTTAAATTTGATGTCTTAGTTTCAGATGGGGCAAATGTTGGGTGGAACTATGACTCTAGCGTCCTTCCAGGTGAAACTATTCGATATGAATACTTTGCAGATTCAGAGTTAAAGGCATGGTTTTTCCATGACCATTTGTTTGCAGGCTTGCATCAACAAAGAGGTGTCTTCGGTTCAGGTGTCATTCACCCAAGATTTACAAAGTTCTTTGACTCTAGTACAGGGGATGAAATAAATCATGGTGCACAAATTACTTCCTTGCACCCAATTATACCTGATTATCGAGACTTTACCTTAATGGTTCATGATTTTACCCTTCTTTTTGATAAACAAGGAAGACCGATTAATCCACCAAAGTATCCCGGATCGCAAGAAGATCCTGGTGTTTTTGGTGTGAATTATAAAAATGAACCATTGCAGTTTCGTTTAGGAAAAGATTGTGATCCAGCATACTCTTTCAGCTCTTTTGTTCATGGAGACCCAATCACTCCTATTTTAAGGGCTTATGCAGGAGATCCGATACGAATTCGTCTCTTACAAGGAGCACAAGAAGAATCTCATAGCTTTAATGTGCATGGGTTAAGTTGGAAGTCTGAACCAAAAGACCTTGATTCAATTCGAGATGATCAGCAACATATCGGGATATCAGAATCCTTCACATTTGAATCATTTGTTGAAAGAGCTGGTGATTACTTATGGACGTTTGAGACAGAAGAAGACTTGTGGAATGGACTTTGGGGGTTAATAAGAGCTTATGATCAAAGAGTCCCAGATTTAATTCCTTTGGCAGACCAACGTATGCCAAACATTCGAACGAGACAACTGCCAGAATGCACAGGTAAACCGCCAGCACCAGCAAAGAAAGTAAAAAGTGTAGGACCAGTTAATAGCCCAGTGAAATGTTTTAATATTGTCGCTTTCCAAACACCAATCATTTTTAATCAAACATATGGAGAGAAAGAGCCATACGGTATTGTATTTGCTTTAGAGGAAGATGTCGAGGATATTTTGTGTGGAAAGAAAAACCCAGAACCTTTAATTATCAGAGCAAATGTTGGCGACACTGTCGAAATAAAGCTGACTAGCCGCTTATCGATTGAAAACTTTCCATTTAAAGACGGGATTTATGATTATCCTGTTGTTAAAGAACAAGCATTTTATCCACCTTCATTAAGAATTTCTCTGCATCCACAATTAATTCAATATGATGTAAAAACATCGGCAGGAGAAACGGTAGGATACAATGCCGATCAAACGGTTGGACCTGGAGAGACAATTACGTATCGTTGGTTTGTAGATAGGCCCGTTGGCGTATGTGGTATGTGGGATATGGCAGATATTAGAAATCATCGCTCGCAAGGTGCATTTGGAGCTTTTATTTGTGAACCTCGATTTACAAAATATGTACACCCTGAAACGCTTGAACCGATAGAAAAGGGAGAAAGCGCAGTGTTAGTAAACCCTTTATTACCAAATACAAGGGAATTCGTTTTAATTATGCATGATGGAGTAAGGCTATTAAATAATAAGGAGCAGCTGATTATTGATCCTGTGGACGGAATTTTATTAGGTGAAGGAGAAACAATAGACGATTTTGATACGTATGATCAAGGGTCTAGAGGATTTAATTACCGTACAGAACGGTTAATCAATCGCTTTGAAGATAAACCAGAACTTCGTAATTTATTTAGTTCTAAAATTTTTGGTGATCCAGCAACGCCAATTTTTGAAGCGTACCCTGGAGACCCAGTTACTGTAAGGCTTGTGACACCGGCGGAACGGAGAAGAACACATACTTTTCATTTGCATGGCCACTATTGGAAATTTGATTCCAATGACATTGTCTCTAGAATAGAGTCATTCGTAGGATTTAACGTGATGGGAAGGAAAGCTAACTTACAATTAATAAATGGAGCAGGTGGGTTATTTTTCTATCCTGGAGATTATATGTATCGATCGGGCAATATTAGCTGGGACATTGAATTAGGGATGTGGGGGATCTTACGCGTTCACAAAGAAATAAAACCACATTTACCTCTACTTGAATATTAATATATGAGAGTGTATGCCTGAAATAGGAGGTGAAATGATGGAAGATGAGAAGTCGAATTGTGAAGGGTTCCGATGCCCTGAATTTTTGTCTGAATCAGCTGAAGATGACCAGTTTTTTATTCCGAAAGATTGTTGTGGGAATGAGAAAATCCCTCAACCTAAATTTCCATCGCCAAATTCTTGTTTAACTGAGGAAGAGCTTAAGGAAGTCGAAGAAAGAATAGCGAGAGCAAATGAGTTACTATTAGATATTGCGTTGTCTAATACACGTGAAGATAATGAAGTATTTCAAAAGGCATTCGACGGAGTTCAAGGGCAAAGCGTGAAGATAGAAATTGATTGCATTTCAAAAGAAAATCCAGAACAAAGCGCCACCTTCAGTGGAGTAGTAATGGTAGTTGGCTTTGACTTTGTTGTATTAAAGACAAAAGAGGGGTTCGAGGCAATTATACCGTTTGAAAAAATTAAGCATATTAAATTAAGTGGTAAGTTTGCAGAGAAACAAGAAGAAAAAAGATTGATTAATATTGATCCTATTTTTAGAAGGAAACTAACTTATCACTTTGGAAGAACCGTATCCTCTTCCCCACAATTAATCCAGATTTTCTTTCGGTTACGTATTAAAATTTATATGATGCTTCTAATTGAAGAAAAGGTAAAAGTAAATGTGGAAGGAGATACTATGGAAGGGATCGTCTTTGATGTTCACAACGAATCATTCACATTAAAAATAAGAGAGAAGATAAGAGAAATACCAATA
Protein-coding sequences here:
- a CDS encoding amidohydrolase family protein, producing the protein MNNKMLLIIAVVLLAASAYFFTKDSSNETNEENNQREEDITSTEDENEPTDEMLNILGITFAGEEYYVLVSEGDQKALYVGNHEEGKIGNLSLVSEIELSANAKDFQNIEINKNNNYLYIQGIDSNGQNVIDVFDLTSKTAVKEIFVEGNEKISNIKYKDGYMEGMFYAKTNSQEKKAEIILNTLVFDSHMDVLVVDLPTEESFISWIDVTEDIENVVYTITNGSKHTTYIHKLATNETKMVDETEKEAKFILNDKLLYRVATEQPKGGFVTSEVPYTFAIENETNDELTYDVVISNGIVVDPETETMKFGYNIGILGDEIAKISKEQLNGVEEIDASHKIVSPGFIDMLSFNPNLMAAKFKIGDGVTTNLSMHGGTSDFDNFFSQYTRYPTLVNVGGSLYAIRLRYEQGLGNHGTPTQEQIEKMAQRAREEIQKGALAVSFSPEYYPGTTSEEIKAIMKVAKEYGIPTHFHGRYSAITGENTSIDTVKEVLGYARELDAPVHFMHLHSTGGTGAMDEAIAMIEEARAEGYQVTFDIYAYDSWATNIAFERMSGDWQTRFGITYSDIQVAGTTERLTEETFNEMRKKGGIIIVHAMDEEEVIQAMQVPHSMIGSDSIIDIVKEHPRGAGNFARFLGHYVRDKDIVPFMLGLQKVTYLNAKHLEKFTPSMQTRGRINVGATADITIFDYNEILDTATPENPASYSAGIEYVLVSGKIIKDHETIYDNVRNGKIIKAEFQ
- a CDS encoding LSm family protein, translated to MKKEIRHKEYVERLKELRQKEYIEHEHDPINLRSIKRGEGLTSPTTNLSTEETRILMDYIEQQNLFKITSRSPMLKKSLTLKMFFKKKRNQQVEVFSKVGDISLYTEGKVSAVGRDFVMLTSINKQVWIPFREIDSANIPYGIPNYANTYQHFYYDNNLKGKLLRSFGETVTKRETLMQQFNEDTLRTSLSRWKKTWVKVQLAPEEVHSGKIVSVSKENITLANYKKKMTIKIADVSYIETLSILQVFTIWLKNQ
- a CDS encoding multicopper oxidase domain-containing protein produces the protein MKRCYHVVAIPIRIVVNTFGDYNPNGAIYVLKENEKKVRTLVKKNPFTPVELIEPLTIRANEGDIVEIIFENKLPFAAGMHFQEADYNVLTSDGANVGFNPDTTISPGEKIKYQVSATREGNYFFSDLGNPSSTEKGSNSNGLFGVLIVEKKYSWWTDPVTGGSLSSGAVADVHNPLLPSFREYTFFFQDEMEINDITGNNPINAETGQESESFHGINYRYEPLHRRKQLLSEGVVCPDCDGEEVHHDSWVFGDPATPIFRGYVGDPVRFRLIHAGVKETHVWHYHAHQWFNDPQNLDSEIFDSQSTSPQSHYNIEPLYGLGSLERTIGDVIIHCHLYPHFAVGMWTINRIFDKLQDGSQCYPNGVPIKALQPLPDRPAPPKPTKEEPGFPNFIPGKVGCKAPRPPLGIVGGREMTELEKNAAVPNPRPGAVFADPCPEDVEVREFNISVIELPITYNKAGWHDKQGRIFILDEDIEDVCSGKKEPEPLVIHMPANTCIRINFTNRLPHILDGDAFQLVSRTYEVGLHVHFVKFDVLVSDGANVGWNYDSSVLPGETIRYEYFADSELKAWFFHDHLFAGLHQQRGVFGSGVIHPRFTKFFDSSTGDEINHGAQITSLHPIIPDYRDFTLMVHDFTLLFDKQGRPINPPKYPGSQEDPGVFGVNYKNEPLQFRLGKDCDPAYSFSSFVHGDPITPILRAYAGDPIRIRLLQGAQEESHSFNVHGLSWKSEPKDLDSIRDDQQHIGISESFTFESFVERAGDYLWTFETEEDLWNGLWGLIRAYDQRVPDLIPLADQRMPNIRTRQLPECTGKPPAPAKKVKSVGPVNSPVKCFNIVAFQTPIIFNQTYGEKEPYGIVFALEEDVEDILCGKKNPEPLIIRANVGDTVEIKLTSRLSIENFPFKDGIYDYPVVKEQAFYPPSLRISLHPQLIQYDVKTSAGETVGYNADQTVGPGETITYRWFVDRPVGVCGMWDMADIRNHRSQGAFGAFICEPRFTKYVHPETLEPIEKGESAVLVNPLLPNTREFVLIMHDGVRLLNNKEQLIIDPVDGILLGEGETIDDFDTYDQGSRGFNYRTERLINRFEDKPELRNLFSSKIFGDPATPIFEAYPGDPVTVRLVTPAERRRTHTFHLHGHYWKFDSNDIVSRIESFVGFNVMGRKANLQLINGAGGLFFYPGDYMYRSGNISWDIELGMWGILRVHKEIKPHLPLLEY